A genomic segment from Oncorhynchus keta strain PuntledgeMale-10-30-2019 chromosome 9, Oket_V2, whole genome shotgun sequence encodes:
- the LOC118388007 gene encoding prolactin-releasing peptide receptor-like isoform X1, which yields MALYSTVRLLQFVLPLGTIKLLTNHRREKGKVLKGCYPGLPIAVRLIRYSMDGSGSGWTGGLLPSVSEKTTEGDSSFEMAVQNDSANHSSLFADVALLQSFKLLIIPCYSLVVVVGVLGNYLLLYVICRTRKMHNVTNFFIGNLAFSDMLMCVTCVPLTLAYAFNPRGWVFGRFMCYLVFLIQPVTVYVSVFTLTAIAVDRYYATVHPLKKRTSVSTCAYVLSGIWLLSCGLVAPAVAHTYHVEFREEGLTICEEFWLGQEKERLAYAYSTLLVTYVLPLSAVCTSYLCISFKLRNCVAPGHRSRDQAEAQRARKRKIFRLVALVVAAFGVCWLPIHVFNVLRDIDIRLINKRHFLLIQLLCHLCAMSSSCCNPFLYAWLHDRFRAELRKMFTCHHRIGIPTNHCAMASVVL from the exons atggctctgtatagtACTGTACGTTTGCTTCAATTTGTTCTGCCCCTGGGGACTATCAAACTCTTAACCAATCATCGAAGGGAAAAA GGTAAGGTGCTAAAAGGCTGCTACCCAGGGCTCCCTATTGCTGTGCGGTTAATCAGATACAGTATGGATGGCAGTGGCAGTGGCTGGACTGGAGGTCTGCTGCCCTCTGTTAGCGAGAAGACAACAGAGGGGGACTCGTCCTTTGAGATGGCTGTTCAGAATGACTCGGCCAACCACAGCTCCCTGTTTGCAGACGTGGCTCTGCTGCAGAGCTTCAAGCTGCTCATCATCCCCTGCTActccctggtggtggtggtgggtgtgttgGGGAACTACCTGTTGCTCTACGTCATCTGCCGCACTCGCAAGATGCACAATGTCACCAACTTCTTCATAGGGAACCTGGCCTTCTCAGACATGCTGATGTGTGTGACCTGTGTACCCTTAACCCTGGCCTATGCATTCAACCCTCGTGGCTGGGTGTTTGGGAGGTTCATGTGCTACCTGGTGTTCCTGATCCAGCCGGTTACcgtctatgtgtctgtcttcacccTCACCGCCATCGCTGTTGACAG GTACTACGCCACTGTGCATCCTCTGAAGAAGCGTACCTCTGTGTCCACCTGTGCTTACGTCCTGTCAGGGATCTGGCTGCTGTCCTGTGGCCTGGTGGCTCCGGCCGTGGCCCACACATACCACGTGGAGTTCAGAGAGGAGGGCCTCACTATCTGTGAGGAGTTCTGGCTgggacaggagaaggagaggctaGCCTACGCCTACAGCACCCTGCTGGTTACCTATGTCCTGCCACTTTCCGCTGTCTGCACCTCCTATCTCTGCATCTCTTTCAAGCTGAGGAACTGCGTGGCGCCGGGACATCGTTCCAGAGACCAGGCAGAGGCACAGCGAGCCCGAAAGCGAAAGATCTTCCGTCTGGTGGCGTTAGTGGTGGCGGCCTTCGGGGTGTGCTGGCTGCCCATCCATGTGTTCAACGTGCTGCGTGACATCGATATCCGCCTAATCAACAAGCGCCACTTCCTGCTCATTCAGCTGCTGTGCCACCTGTGTGCCATGAGCTCCTCCTGCTGTAACCCCTTCTTGTATGCCTGGCTGCACGACCGCTTTCGTGCTGAGCTGCGCAAGATGTTCACCTGCCACCACCGCATCGGCATCCCCACCAACCACTGTGCTATGGCCAGTGTGGTCCTCTGA
- the LOC118388007 gene encoding prolactin-releasing peptide receptor-like isoform X2, protein MDGSGSGWTGGLLPSVSEKTTEGDSSFEMAVQNDSANHSSLFADVALLQSFKLLIIPCYSLVVVVGVLGNYLLLYVICRTRKMHNVTNFFIGNLAFSDMLMCVTCVPLTLAYAFNPRGWVFGRFMCYLVFLIQPVTVYVSVFTLTAIAVDRYYATVHPLKKRTSVSTCAYVLSGIWLLSCGLVAPAVAHTYHVEFREEGLTICEEFWLGQEKERLAYAYSTLLVTYVLPLSAVCTSYLCISFKLRNCVAPGHRSRDQAEAQRARKRKIFRLVALVVAAFGVCWLPIHVFNVLRDIDIRLINKRHFLLIQLLCHLCAMSSSCCNPFLYAWLHDRFRAELRKMFTCHHRIGIPTNHCAMASVVL, encoded by the exons ATGGATGGCAGTGGCAGTGGCTGGACTGGAGGTCTGCTGCCCTCTGTTAGCGAGAAGACAACAGAGGGGGACTCGTCCTTTGAGATGGCTGTTCAGAATGACTCGGCCAACCACAGCTCCCTGTTTGCAGACGTGGCTCTGCTGCAGAGCTTCAAGCTGCTCATCATCCCCTGCTActccctggtggtggtggtgggtgtgttgGGGAACTACCTGTTGCTCTACGTCATCTGCCGCACTCGCAAGATGCACAATGTCACCAACTTCTTCATAGGGAACCTGGCCTTCTCAGACATGCTGATGTGTGTGACCTGTGTACCCTTAACCCTGGCCTATGCATTCAACCCTCGTGGCTGGGTGTTTGGGAGGTTCATGTGCTACCTGGTGTTCCTGATCCAGCCGGTTACcgtctatgtgtctgtcttcacccTCACCGCCATCGCTGTTGACAG GTACTACGCCACTGTGCATCCTCTGAAGAAGCGTACCTCTGTGTCCACCTGTGCTTACGTCCTGTCAGGGATCTGGCTGCTGTCCTGTGGCCTGGTGGCTCCGGCCGTGGCCCACACATACCACGTGGAGTTCAGAGAGGAGGGCCTCACTATCTGTGAGGAGTTCTGGCTgggacaggagaaggagaggctaGCCTACGCCTACAGCACCCTGCTGGTTACCTATGTCCTGCCACTTTCCGCTGTCTGCACCTCCTATCTCTGCATCTCTTTCAAGCTGAGGAACTGCGTGGCGCCGGGACATCGTTCCAGAGACCAGGCAGAGGCACAGCGAGCCCGAAAGCGAAAGATCTTCCGTCTGGTGGCGTTAGTGGTGGCGGCCTTCGGGGTGTGCTGGCTGCCCATCCATGTGTTCAACGTGCTGCGTGACATCGATATCCGCCTAATCAACAAGCGCCACTTCCTGCTCATTCAGCTGCTGTGCCACCTGTGTGCCATGAGCTCCTCCTGCTGTAACCCCTTCTTGTATGCCTGGCTGCACGACCGCTTTCGTGCTGAGCTGCGCAAGATGTTCACCTGCCACCACCGCATCGGCATCCCCACCAACCACTGTGCTATGGCCAGTGTGGTCCTCTGA